In Syntrophorhabdaceae bacterium, the sequence CGCGGTGAGGGCGGAAAGCCATGATTGGTTTTCATGCTGGGACCTGAAATAGCCCAGCACCGGATATGAGAGGTGGCTCTCGAGAAGCTCCGCGGCCCACCTCTCCCAATTCAGGAGGAGTTTCCGCAGGTCGTCGCTGCCTCGCTTATGTCCATGCCTCATGAGCATTTCAGTCGCAGTGGGCGGCGAGCCCGCGCGGGCGTCGAGCATGGAGATGCTCGTCTCGCGGCTCCCGAAGGACTGATTCAAGACCGGAAGATAACTGATAATGAGGGCGAGAAAGCCAAAGCCGAGGCCCGACTCCACGACACTGAGAAACCTGCCCACCATCGTATGGGGCGTCACGTCCCCGAGGCCGAGGGTAAAAAATGTCGTCCCGCTGTAATAGAGGCTCACTGCCAGGCCTGTCGCGCTGTTTCCCGGCGAAAAGGCAGCCGCGTAAGCCCAGTGGATGAGGCCGAAGCCGACAATAAGGCCTCCGGCCCAGATACTGAGAAGGATGAGGAGCGACAGCGGCCCATAGACGCCGAGATAGGTCTCCACTTTTCTCGGCCCCGTGCACCTGAAGATAATACCGGACCAGAAGCGCCACGTGGTGCCGTAAAAAAGGCGCGCGATCCGCACCTTCCGTGTTACCCGCCTCGGCAATACCATTGTCTCGAAGCCGTCCCAGAGTATGAAGAGGACGATCCCTGCTCCTATAAATGCAATGACCGTGGCGATAAGAGCCTCCTTGAGGGCGGAAAACCCTCTGACAATCTATTGAAATCGGGATCTCTTGTCAAGAGAGGGCGTACGCCTCCTTGACGCGGCGCCGGGGGGAAACTTATATTGCATTATGAAACTTTACGTCACGGGTATTATCCTGTCCCTCGCCCTCCTGGTAGCAACCGGACCTGTGGGGGCAAAAGAGGCCGTCCCGGGTAACGGCAGCCCCCGCCTTGAGAAGGCTACCTTTGCCGGCGGGTGCTTCTGGTGCATGGAGGCGCCTTTCGACCACCTGGAAGGGGTAGTATCGGTGACGCCCGGCTACACGGGAGGCACAAAAAAGAACCCTTCCTATGAAGAAGTATCCGCAGGCGGCACGGGTCACGCCGAATCGGTCCAGATCGTATTCGATCCCGCGAAAACAAGCTATTTGACCTTAGTAGAAATCTTCTGGCACAACATAGACCCCCTGACGAAGGACGGCCAGTTCTGCGATATGGGCCGCCAGTACCGGACCGCTATTTTCACCCATAACGAAGAGCAGAAGAAGGTCGCGGAAGAATCGAAGAAGGCCCTCGAGGAGTCCCCCAGGCTCAAAGGCAAGACCATTTATACGGAGATCACCGCCGCCTCCGAATTTTATCCCGCGGAAGAGTACCACCAGCACTACTACAAGAAGAACCCCCTGAGGTACAAATTCTACCGCTTCAGCTGCGGCAGGGACGATCGGCTTCAGGAAATCTGGGGCAAGCCGCCTCATTAGATTTCTTTCTTATTTTCCCTCTAAAGAACATTTATGAAAAAAAGGCAGGATCAGGGAGGTTGTCCCGATCCTGCCTTGGAAAATCTTCGGACGAGGAATCTACTTGCGTTGATTTATGGTGAATATCTTTTTCTTTGCCGGATTCTGTGACAAGGTCACGTGAATTTTCCCCACCCTCGTTCTAGAGCTACTGTTCCCGAGGATCGAGTAGCCGACCGTGCTTCCCGCAATAGCGCCCACCGTTACCCATGGAGCGGCCGCGTCCGCCGTGGCGCTCCACTCGCAGTCCGAGGGCGTGGTGCTTACCGTGAAAGATCCGTCAAATGGCTGGTTGTCACGACGAACGGATGGCGGGCTGAGGGCGCGCATGCTGCATATGGCCCCGTCCTGGGTAACGGTAAAGGTCTGCCCCGCTATAGTGATCGTGGCTGCCGGTGCACGGGCCTGGGACGAAGGATTCGCGAGGACCGAGATCCTGACGTTGCCTCTGTTATTCCTGAAATTGAGCGCCGTGCCACTCGCCCAGTCCGCATTCGACGTGATCTGCGGCGTGGTACACCCGGTCCCCGTGCCGGTTACCCTGATGGTGACCGAGCCTTTTGCGGCTCTGAAGGCATTCGAGGTCTTGGAGAGGGTATAGGTGCAGGTAGCGGCGTCCATGAACTGGGCAAAAAGGCCGGCACCGGTGCCTACCAGAAGGTCATCCCAGTAAAGCACGTTTATCTCCGTCCCTGCCGGATAGCGGTAGGCGAGGCTCCACGCGCTCCCGTTGAGGTAATAGATATCATCGCCCATCGCAACGAAAGGTGTCTCATTGCTCTGTGCGTCCTGCCCTATGGTAAGCGCGGAGATCGTGCCCTTGGCGGGAAGGCCCGTAGAAACGAGGGCCTGCCACGTGGAGCCGGCGGCACTCTTCACGTACACTTTAGGGGCGTCGGTGTTATCGACGCCGGCCGCATAGATGTCGCCCAAGGTGTTCTTTGCAAGGCTCAGGGCCCCGAAGGTGGTGATGGTTCCCGATTGGCCGTTCATATCGTTGCTGTAGCTCACCGCGCCGCCGGTTTTTGCGTAGGTGACCGTCTTGACGCCGTAGGAAGGCGCGCCCCCGGCGGCCGTATATTCACATGCCGCATACACCTTTATCGAATCCTCGTCTTCCACCATGAGGAGGTCCCTCACCTGCGTATCGGCGCTCCCCGTGTCCAGCTTGCTCCATACGGGAGACCCTGCTTTTGCGTTGGCAGTGTAAAATATGCCTCCCCTCATATTGGGGGTCTGGGCTTTGGCTCCCACGAAAAGGAGATCGGGATTGCTTGCCGACAAGGCGAGAGCGGGGATCTTGGCCGCGAAATCGAAACCCGG encodes:
- the msrA gene encoding peptide-methionine (S)-S-oxide reductase MsrA, which produces MKLYVTGIILSLALLVATGPVGAKEAVPGNGSPRLEKATFAGGCFWCMEAPFDHLEGVVSVTPGYTGGTKKNPSYEEVSAGGTGHAESVQIVFDPAKTSYLTLVEIFWHNIDPLTKDGQFCDMGRQYRTAIFTHNEEQKKVAEESKKALEESPRLKGKTIYTEITAASEFYPAEEYHQHYYKKNPLRYKFYRFSCGRDDRLQEIWGKPPH
- a CDS encoding potassium channel family protein: MVLPRRVTRKVRIARLFYGTTWRFWSGIIFRCTGPRKVETYLGVYGPLSLLILLSIWAGGLIVGFGLIHWAYAAAFSPGNSATGLAVSLYYSGTTFFTLGLGDVTPHTMVGRFLSVVESGLGFGFLALIISYLPVLNQSFGSRETSISMLDARAGSPPTATEMLMRHGHKRGSDDLRKLLLNWERWAAELLESHLSYPVLGYFRSQHENQSWLSALTAVLDISALLISCDEEDCRNQAGLTFAMARHTVVDLAIVFNLPPTVPAQDRITPEELAILKDSLIHEGSPDETIDTGAGFEKKLGELRDMYEPYVHSLSYYFCLPLPPWARRHERKDNWEVSAWQQVNMKKERKGRHF